CAAGAGAAATAGAAACTCAACCTGTTATTACAACTATTTTGAGAGCGGGTGTGCCTCTGTTTCAAGGCGTGCTAAATTATTTTGATAAAGCAGATTGTGGTTTTGTAGCAGCGTATAGAAAGCACGATGCTAATGACTATTTTAGTATAAAACAAGATTATCTTACTTGTCCTAATATTGAGGGGCGACCACTTATTGTGGCAGACCCAATGCTAGCTACAGGAGCTTCGCTAATCGAAGCTATTAAAGATTTACTTACTAATGGTAATCCTTCACAAATTCATATAGTAGCCGCTATAGCGAGCAAAGAAGGCGTAGAAACTCTTCAAAAAGCATATCCAGAAGCCTATATTTGGGTAGGTGCAGTGGATGAAAAACTGACGGACAAAGGCTACATTACTCCAGGATTAGGAGATGCTGGGGATTTAAGTTACGGAGAAAAATTACAACGATAGGGTTGATTACAAATTTTTAAAAATCTTAACTGATAAAACTTCTGTGTATGAGCTTTTTTCATATGTGGAAGTTTTTTTATCTTTGGGAATAATAAACTTACTTTATGTACAAATTAATAGATGTAGATAACCATTTTGAAGGAAAGCTTCAAATCGCATATATCAATCAGCCAGAATCGTTTAATAGTCTTAATAAGGTTGTTTTAGAAGAGCTATTACACTTTATAAAAGCTTGTGATGCAGATTCTAGTGTACGCTGTATTGCAATTAGCGGTAAAGGTAAGGCGTTTTGTTCTGGTCAGAATTTAAAGGAAGCTTTAGATTATAAAGCAGAAGCCAATGAAGAACGCTTTATCCAAAGGATTGTGATAGATTATTATAATCCGTTAGTGAAGGCTATTGTTTATGCTAAAAAACCAGTAATTGCATTGGTTAATGGTCCTGCAGTTGGTGCAGGAGCAATGTTGGCTCTTATTTGTGATTTTGCAGTGGCATCAGAGTCAGCGTATTTTTCCCTAGCTTTTTCTAATATAGGACTAGTGCCAGATACAGCGGGTACGTATTATTTACCTAAACTTTTAGGGCGTTCCTTAGCGAGTTATTTGGCATTTACAGGGAAGAAATTATCAGCTAAAGAGTCTTTAGAAAGAGGTTTGGTGGCAGATGTTTTTTCAGATGTTACTTTTTCGGAACAATCTTTACAAGTCCTAGAACATATTACTCATCAACCTACTGTAGCATTGGG
This Riemerella anatipestifer DNA region includes the following protein-coding sequences:
- the upp gene encoding uracil phosphoribosyltransferase encodes the protein MFTVLSEEFSLVTEWINDLRNVSVQTDRMKFRRNMERVGEIAAFEISKHLPYKEVEITTPLDKIVSREIETQPVITTILRAGVPLFQGVLNYFDKADCGFVAAYRKHDANDYFSIKQDYLTCPNIEGRPLIVADPMLATGASLIEAIKDLLTNGNPSQIHIVAAIASKEGVETLQKAYPEAYIWVGAVDEKLTDKGYITPGLGDAGDLSYGEKLQR
- a CDS encoding enoyl-CoA hydratase/isomerase family protein; translation: MYKLIDVDNHFEGKLQIAYINQPESFNSLNKVVLEELLHFIKACDADSSVRCIAISGKGKAFCSGQNLKEALDYKAEANEERFIQRIVIDYYNPLVKAIVYAKKPVIALVNGPAVGAGAMLALICDFAVASESAYFSLAFSNIGLVPDTAGTYYLPKLLGRSLASYLAFTGKKLSAKESLERGLVADVFSDVTFSEQSLQVLEHITHQPTVALGLTKKAFNKSYQNSLSEQLDLESILQQDAAETWDFQEGIAAFLEKRKPQYKGK